Part of the Vigna radiata var. radiata cultivar VC1973A chromosome 11, Vradiata_ver6, whole genome shotgun sequence genome is shown below.
AAGccaaaaatctaattttttgtttttcattttttgcagCTTGCTTCGGAGTTGGTTCAGCATTGGTTAGTCAATAATCCGGGGGCTTCCATTTGCACACGAGAAGGAGTGCGTGATTTCAAAGCCATTGCCAACTTTCAGGATTATCATGGTCTACCGGAGTTCAGAAATGTGAGCGACGTACTAGGATATATTGAAAAAccttaattattcaaattaagcatgctatataatataattaactttGGGTTCAAATTAATTCCACAGGCAGTGGCTAAATTCATGGGAAGAACGAGAGGAAATAGAGTAACGTTCGACCCTGAGCGAATTGTTATGAGCAGTGGAGCAACAGGAGCACACGAGGTGACTGCGTTTTGTTTGGCAGATCCCGGTGACGCATTTTTGGTCCCCACACCTTATTATGCAGGGTAATACTAACATTCATATCATCTTTGTTATCAATTTGCGTTTTTTTAACATTCCAGCGTAGGAGGAACACGTAATGTTTCGAGATTAGATGCTAAGTTAAATGTGGTCCATTTAACTAAGTGATGACCAAGACCCGGTCAAAAGCTGAACTAAATCACAATTAGTTGAGCAGCAAGCAGTTGTTGTTCATCAATCAACCCTCCTGGGTCAATAATAATACACCGTGATTTAATTATCCACTGTCTCTTTCTGATCTTTGTTGTCACCCCTCACGACCAAAGACTAAACATGACTCCAAATTCACACGAAAGATCGTGTTTTTTCACAAAACTATATTAAGATTCTATTGAAAATCACCTTCTGTTCTAAACCATTTCTTCATGCATAATGCTTAACTTGGATAAATGTCATATTAAATTGTcactttttattcaaaaaactTCGTACTAAAGTgagattttaaatattatttgagcAGTATGATATTTCATGCCATGAGAATTGACAACTTCTgcatgttgtatttttttttttttggttgtgtGCTATTCATCTCTATAACACGACAGAATTCGGTTGACTCATCAGATTCTAAATAAGCtgtaataataattgaattggTTTTCCTATTGCAGTTTCGACAGGGATTTAAGGTGGAGAACGGGGGTTCAGCTTGTTCCAGTTATCTGCAAAAGCTCTAACGATTTCAAGTTGACGAGGAAAGCATTGGACGAGGCGTACGAGAAAGCCAAAGAGGACAACATCAGAATAAAGGGGTTACTGATTACCAACCCATCAAACCCACTGGGAACTGTGATGAACCGAGAAACTCTAAGAACAGTGCTGGGTTTTATCAACGAAAAACAGATCCACCTAGTAAGCGACGAAATATACGCGGGTACGGTTTTTTGCTACCCTGGATTCACGAGCATCGCGGAGGTAGTAGAGGAAGACAAAGACATCGAATGTGACCGTGACCTTATCCACATTGTTTATAGTCTTTCCAAGGATATGGGGTTCCCCGGTTTCAGGGTTGGCATCATATACTCTTACAACGACGCAGTGGTCAGTTGCGCTCGGAAAATGTCTAGCTTTGGGTTGGTGTCCACGCAGACGCAGTATCTTATAGCATCAATGCTTTCTGATGATGAGTTCGTGAAAGGGTTTGTGGAAGAGAGTGCAAAGAGGCTTGCGCAAAGGTATGGGGTTCTTTGTAGGGGTCTTGAGCAGGTTGGCATAAAGTGCTTGGCGAGCAATGGCGGACTATTTGTGTGGATGGATTTGCGTGGTCTTTTGAAGAAGGCGACGTTTGAGGCGGAAATGGAACTGTGGAGAGTGATCATTCAGCAAGTTAAGATAAATATTTCCCCTGGCTCTTCCTTTCACTGCTCTGAGCCAGGTTGGTTCAGGGTCTGCTATGCCAACATGGATGATAGAGCCGTGGAGGTTTCTCTGGCGAGAATGCGCACCTTTGTTCGTCAGAACacagaaacaaagaagaaatcTTGCAGCTACAGAAAGTTGAGTCTAAGCTTCTCATCCAGAAGGTTGGATGATTTTTTGGTGTCACCTCACTCACCTTTTCCTCAGTCACCTCTAGTTAAAGCCTCCACTTGATGATCCTAAGATTGATTCTTGCTCTAACCAATGACATTACGCACTGTTTcatggatatatatataataactccATGGTCTTCGTCTCTCTTAACTTGCAAGAAATGGAATTGATGCTGAAACTAGTTTTTTATATCATACAGGTTAAATTTGTAtggtttttacttttactttactTTGGTTTGGAAGATTTATGTATCTGTTATGTTATGCAGATTGTAATGTCAAGTATTAATAaatgtctttatttttatttttcctcgtAATGTAATTTCCCTTGAGATGATAATTAGATGGTAACATATAGCTAGTTCGTAATGTTAACTAAAATTGGTTCATATTTTTATGGGATGATAAAcgataaaatacaaataaaaaattatgtttatttacttttataaatctaataaattaattgatgaaATGCAAAGCATATAAGGAAATTAGCAAGTTACCTATgtttaagtaaaattttaaaaaataaaaataaagatatataatacaGTGAAAATTTTTGACATcgattttctttatattatatttcggttttttaattaaagcaTATCTAAGTGAtgaaagaaatgagatttttaGTTTCGGTTGTTAATtgaagtttatatatttataataggtTTCGAGAAgctaaaaacaattaaaaaagattgaaaataaaaaaataaatcttcaagTGAAGAAAAGATTTCGATTATGAAAACAACAGGAAATTATTTGACTATATACTTCGGTTTCTTAAAAAACTAAAGCTTATTCTTTATTACATATGCTTTGCTTTTGCCATAACTCATctatcacattttttaattttttttttgtttttctttctaccCATATTATAAACTTAGACAAAAACCAAACCATCAGAAACatccaaacacaaacaaaatatatcaaacatataaaaaattgagttattAGATGAtttcgaattttttttttctagtaataataacaagttattattaatttagttacgtgttttaaattaaaaagtatgaaACGTAAAAGAGAAGTTTTTATTgtcaataatgaatattttactttattataaaaaatatattaaatagataaaaatttaagattaaataaaagtatttaatgaAATGTATTATTTATGTACTAATCTCCTCTACTAAGAATGATCTCTGtccattcttacttttaaattcaCGCATATAAATTGAAATGTATTATTTATGTACCAATTCACGCGTATTAATGGGCTAACCCACTCGTTCGGTTTACATCCTGCAATTGGTCTAGCCCAagttaatttaaacatttaacaATCTACCTTACGATAGCTTGAACATTTGTAGACATATTTGTAAGtatgtatgaaaaaaatgtattatatatttatagacaCTATATTTActtacacattttattttaccattttagaTTAAAACTCccattttgtttgttattgatAACTTATGTTGTATATAgttaaaataatctatttttattatgtttgcgTGAACTATAAAAATAGTACTTATTAAACTCTAatctttcttctcattttctgttagaaatgtattttaaatctaattcaacttATGAATTAACCTTATCTCTATTTGATATATGAAACTTTCTAATATAACCTCTTTAATCTTCAAAGACTGCAAGAAAGATTCTGATACAATCTTCCATCAGCAATCAAGAAGAAGAGTAGTCAAAATCccaattttaagttaattttttgagattgaattaaatttaaaatttatttttttacttaaacttcttaatatattgattgatttaatGTGATATGGCAGCCCATTATTCATGCATAATTATGATTGCTGTTTTAGCTTTTGTGACTTTTGAGGGTTCGATTAGAAACAGGAGAAGAAGGAGGGGTCCATATGAATGCCTCCACCACCATACAGTACTGTAGTAGTAGCAGCAGTAGATAATTTGTATGGATAATGTAGTTTGATTGATGAAGATGTAAAGAAAGAGGCAATGGTGGAGA
Proteins encoded:
- the LOC106777389 gene encoding 1-aminocyclopropane-1-carboxylate synthase, whose protein sequence is MMNENQPQLLSKIATGNGHGEDSPYFDGWKAYEDDPFHPTKNPNGVIQMGLAENQLASELVQHWLVNNPGASICTREGVRDFKAIANFQDYHGLPEFRNAVAKFMGRTRGNRVTFDPERIVMSSGATGAHEVTAFCLADPGDAFLVPTPYYAGFDRDLRWRTGVQLVPVICKSSNDFKLTRKALDEAYEKAKEDNIRIKGLLITNPSNPLGTVMNRETLRTVLGFINEKQIHLVSDEIYAGTVFCYPGFTSIAEVVEEDKDIECDRDLIHIVYSLSKDMGFPGFRVGIIYSYNDAVVSCARKMSSFGLVSTQTQYLIASMLSDDEFVKGFVEESAKRLAQRYGVLCRGLEQVGIKCLASNGGLFVWMDLRGLLKKATFEAEMELWRVIIQQVKINISPGSSFHCSEPGWFRVCYANMDDRAVEVSLARMRTFVRQNTETKKKSCSYRKLSLSFSSRRLDDFLVSPHSPFPQSPLVKAST